From Halobacterium sp. R2-5, the proteins below share one genomic window:
- a CDS encoding aspartate kinase — translation MRVVAKFGGTSLGSGDRIERAADSIADAVAAGHEIAVVASAMGNTTDELLDDITFDAEEADRAEIVSMGERTSVRMLKAALAARGVNAVFLEPGHPDWPVVANDRGEVDAEETQRRVEALAADLDDVVPVITGFLAEDLDGNVTTLGRGGSDTTAVMLGRYADADEVVIVTDVEGVMTGDPHVVEGARNVGEITVDELRNLSFRGAEVVAPSALSFKDDELDVRVIHYQHGDLLSGGTKIEGQFENMIDMRDTPLSCLTVAGRAIRNRPGIMSTLSTALYDSDINVDAVASGMDSMTFYVDQDVAERAENVLHSEVIEVGELSSVTVREDVAVIRVLGGELPNQPGVLRRIVDPIADAGINVIDIISSATSVAVFVDWEDREDTLEIVQEHFSS, via the coding sequence ATGCGCGTAGTCGCGAAGTTCGGCGGCACCAGCCTCGGCAGCGGCGACCGCATCGAGCGGGCCGCCGACTCCATCGCCGACGCTGTCGCCGCCGGCCACGAAATCGCGGTAGTGGCGTCCGCGATGGGGAACACGACCGACGAACTACTCGACGACATCACGTTCGACGCCGAGGAGGCCGACCGCGCGGAGATCGTCTCGATGGGCGAACGCACCTCCGTGCGGATGCTGAAGGCGGCGCTGGCCGCCCGCGGCGTGAACGCCGTCTTCCTCGAACCCGGCCACCCAGACTGGCCCGTCGTCGCGAACGACCGCGGCGAGGTCGACGCCGAGGAGACCCAGCGGCGCGTGGAGGCGCTCGCGGCGGACCTCGACGACGTCGTCCCCGTCATCACGGGCTTCCTCGCGGAGGACCTCGACGGGAACGTGACGACGCTCGGCCGCGGCGGCTCCGACACCACGGCCGTGATGCTCGGCCGGTACGCGGACGCCGACGAGGTCGTCATCGTCACCGACGTCGAGGGCGTCATGACCGGCGACCCGCACGTCGTCGAGGGCGCGCGCAACGTCGGCGAGATCACCGTCGACGAACTCCGGAACCTATCCTTCCGCGGCGCGGAAGTGGTCGCGCCGTCCGCGCTATCCTTCAAGGACGACGAACTCGACGTCCGCGTCATCCACTACCAGCACGGCGACCTGCTGTCCGGCGGCACGAAGATCGAGGGTCAGTTCGAGAACATGATCGACATGCGGGACACGCCGCTGTCGTGTCTCACGGTCGCCGGGCGCGCCATCCGCAACCGCCCCGGCATCATGTCGACGCTGTCGACTGCACTGTACGACAGCGACATCAACGTCGACGCGGTCGCCTCGGGGATGGACTCGATGACGTTCTACGTCGACCAGGACGTCGCCGAGCGCGCCGAGAACGTCCTCCACAGCGAAGTCATCGAGGTCGGCGAGCTCTCCTCGGTCACCGTCCGCGAGGACGTCGCCGTCATCCGCGTGCTCGGCGGGGAACTCCCGAACCAGCCCGGGGTGCTCCGGCGCATCGTCGACCCCATCGCGGACGCCGGCATCAACGTCATCGACATCATCTCCAGCGCCACCTCCGTGGCCGTCTTCGTCGACTGGGAGGACCGAGAGGACACCCTCGAGATCGTCCAGGAGCACTTCAGCTCCTGA
- a CDS encoding tryptophanase produces MRSYKTTMVEPIRLLDREDREAALRDAGFNVFALDSADVFVDLLTDSGTGTMSNEQWAAMFTGDEAYAGSDSFRELEAAVRDVMGFERIVPAHQGRGAENVLYGALVDDGDVVLNNAHFDTTRAHVAANGGDPVDCPVPEARDGDSDHPFKGNFDVETARRVVDDVGAENVPVVVLTITNNSMAGQPVSVQNTREVAAFAQEIDATFVVDACRFAENAHFVQRREPEFADESVAAVAREQLSYADACVMSGKKDGLVNVGGFVGLRDDGELYQQCRQRGILYEGFSTYGGMSGRDLAAFAVGLREAVEPPYVAERVAQVEALCEALADRGIPVYQPAGGHAVYVNANEALPHLPREAFPGQAFVCELYREGGVRAVELGRFAFPETERDDLVRLAVPRRTYGPDHLEHVADTAAAVCEKGEAVTGYEVVSEPPMPELRHFSAELRPVDPAREPTSPQ; encoded by the coding sequence GTGCGCTCGTACAAGACGACGATGGTCGAACCGATCCGACTGCTCGACCGCGAGGACCGCGAGGCCGCGCTGCGCGACGCCGGCTTCAACGTCTTCGCCCTCGACAGCGCGGACGTGTTCGTCGACCTCCTGACGGACTCCGGCACCGGCACGATGAGCAACGAGCAGTGGGCGGCGATGTTCACTGGCGACGAGGCGTACGCCGGCAGCGATAGCTTCCGCGAACTCGAGGCCGCCGTCCGCGACGTCATGGGGTTCGAGCGGATCGTCCCCGCCCACCAGGGCCGCGGCGCGGAGAACGTGCTCTACGGCGCGCTCGTCGACGACGGCGACGTCGTCCTGAACAACGCGCACTTCGACACGACGCGTGCTCACGTCGCGGCGAACGGCGGCGACCCCGTGGACTGCCCGGTCCCGGAGGCTCGCGACGGCGACAGCGACCACCCGTTCAAGGGGAACTTCGACGTCGAGACCGCGCGCCGCGTCGTCGACGACGTCGGCGCCGAGAACGTCCCCGTGGTCGTGCTCACGATCACGAACAACTCGATGGCCGGCCAGCCCGTCAGCGTGCAGAACACGCGCGAGGTCGCGGCGTTCGCCCAGGAGATCGACGCCACGTTCGTCGTCGACGCCTGCCGGTTCGCGGAGAACGCCCACTTCGTGCAGCGCCGCGAGCCCGAGTTCGCCGACGAGTCCGTCGCTGCCGTCGCCCGCGAGCAGCTCTCGTACGCCGACGCCTGCGTGATGAGCGGGAAGAAGGACGGCCTCGTGAACGTCGGCGGGTTCGTCGGGCTCCGGGACGATGGAGAACTCTACCAGCAGTGCCGCCAGCGCGGCATCCTCTACGAGGGGTTCTCCACGTACGGCGGCATGTCGGGACGGGACCTCGCGGCGTTCGCCGTCGGACTCCGTGAGGCCGTCGAACCCCCGTACGTCGCGGAGCGCGTCGCGCAAGTGGAAGCGCTCTGCGAGGCGCTCGCCGACCGCGGCATCCCCGTCTATCAGCCCGCCGGCGGCCACGCGGTCTACGTGAACGCCAACGAGGCGCTCCCGCACCTCCCACGCGAGGCGTTCCCCGGCCAGGCGTTCGTCTGCGAGCTCTACCGCGAGGGCGGCGTTCGCGCCGTCGAACTCGGGCGGTTCGCGTTCCCCGAGACCGAGCGCGACGACCTCGTGCGGCTCGCCGTCCCGCGACGCACGTACGGGCCCGACCACCTCGAACACGTCGCCGACACCGCCGCCGCGGTCTGCGAGAAGGGCGAAGCGGTCACCGGGTACGAGGTCGTCTCCGAGCCGCCGATGCCCGAACTCCGGCACTTCTCCGCGGAGCTCCGGCCGGTCGACCCGGCCCGCGAGCCGACGTCTCCGCAGTAG